GGGCCAAGCTGCCAACGGTTCCAGCCTAAAGCTGGTTACGCCTGAATCCCAGGCTAAGGTCACCATTCGTGACCTAAATCTATATTACGGCGACTTCCACGCCCTTAAGAATATAACCATGGATATTTCTGCCCATGAGGTTACCGCTCTCATCGGTCCTTCCGGTTGCGGTAAGTCTACTTTCCTGCGCACCCTCAATCGGATGAACGACCTTATTGCCAATGTCCGCATTACCGGTACGGTGGAGATCGATGGCCGCAATATTTACGACCCTTCAGTAGACGTGGCTTTATTGCGCAAGCGGGTGGGAATGGTATTTCAAAAGCCCAACCCCTTTCCCATGAGCGTATACGATAATGTGGCCTACGGACCCCGTATTCATGGTATCAAGCGCCGGCAAGAACTGGACAGCATTGTCGAGAACAGCTTGCGGCGGGCAGCGCTGTGGGATGAGGTGCGGGATCGGCTGCATCGCTCCGCCCTGGGGCTTTCAGGGGGACAGCAGCAGCGCCTTTGCATTGCCCGGTTGCTGGCGGTGGAGCCCGATATCCTGCTCATGGATGAGCCTACCTCTGCCCTAGATCCTATTTCCATGCTGAAGATTGAGGAGTTAGTCCAAAAGCTCAAGCAGGACTA
This region of Clostridia bacterium genomic DNA includes:
- a CDS encoding phosphate ABC transporter ATP-binding protein, producing the protein MVTPESQAKVTIRDLNLYYGDFHALKNITMDISAHEVTALIGPSGCGKSTFLRTLNRMNDLIANVRITGTVEIDGRNIYDPSVDVALLRKRVGMVFQKPNPFPMSVYDNVAYGPRIHGIKRRQELDSIVENSLRRAALWDEVRDRLHRSALGLSGGQQQRLCIARLLAVEPDILLMDEPTSALDPISMLKIEELVQKLKQDYTIVIVTHNMQQAARISQRTAFFLNGEVIEYDDTEVIFTRPRDQRTEDYVTGRFG